A window from Pseudoliparis swirei isolate HS2019 ecotype Mariana Trench chromosome 17, NWPU_hadal_v1, whole genome shotgun sequence encodes these proteins:
- the nid1a gene encoding nidogen-1 translates to MGRQQQGWLVCASFLGFVATVQSITRGELFPFGPSARDQSLEAGNDLTRRLQLDKPLLFYDGTFDSIFINTNGFVATTEPTAESTYLGNMPPKFGMIAALQGDLDTSDGVGNVFFRQDSSRDVLIRAAQYINGAFPEDDEVNPTNAVVITWVDVATHQPPSRGDGIDKKRNTFQLVIASLETASYAIVLYARDGMQFSSTPIQGNSAVMHAGFSKGFVRGFLYSTQGPYYRTSTDDEASIRALAEETNSGKRGSWVYEIGTSPYFTNVAPGEVTDLPSEATTQAPTERVDEETDARRTVYTDGQEAQDPPYETEGAQIEDINVDVFSYKLGTCANNQNKCSQFGDCKDHSSGYCCNCRPGFYGNGIQCVAEGKPQRMNGKLYGKVYVGDSASPVEFTSNDLHSYVVVNDGRAYVAISDIPDTIGPSLLPLSALGGVIGWAFALEQPGFKNGFSIIGGEFTRQAEVTFLPGNEKLSIRQEFKGIDEHDHLVVSTNLEGQVPEVPLGSTVKIGPYSEVYQYSNNLITSSSTRAYEVSLPDGSTDTRTFQWRQTITFQSCQHGESLRDMKPTQMLSVDQVFVLYNANNALIRFAMSNKIGDINGGQPEENPCFTGRHGCDTNAVCRPGEGNQFTCVCAAGFNGDGRTCYDIDECRENRQICGSHAICNNQPGTFRCECEDGYLFGNDGQTCVEVYRPVDACEEGTHNCDIPERAQCSYTGGSSYICSCLPGFIGDGRVCQDIDECQPGRCHQDATCYNTQGSFTCECRAGYYGDGFSCSTERRKTRCQTHRDQVATESSPRGPRPPIGPFIPTCDENGGYTPTQCQRSTGYCWCVDRNGQEIHGTRNGPGSAPMCIDHGSVSPPVGPTTRPDINPLPQGTHLLFTQSGKIEHIPLEGSKMKKDDAKTVLHLPEKVIIGVAYDCVEKMVYWTEITSPSISKASIQGGEPTTVIRSDLGSPEGIAIDHLGRTMFWTDSVRDHIEVASLDGSQRRVIIDSDLVNPRAIITDPPNGNLYWADWNRDAPKIETSYMDGSNRRVLIKDDLGLPNGLTYDSQSSLLCWADAGTHKMECTHPGHGDRRMVMEGLQYPFGITSFGKNIYYTDWRRDAVVAVDRQSGKESDEFQPQKRTKIYGITTAYAQCPSGQNYCAVNNGDCTHLCLATPNGRSCRCPSNAVGVGCVERDSG, encoded by the exons ATGGGTAGGCAACAGCAAGGATGGCTCGTCTGTGCGAGTTTTCTCGGATTCGTGGCTACGGTGCAGAGCATAACGCGAGGAGAGCTGTTCCCCTTCGGTCCAAGCGCAAGAGACCAGTCACTGGAAGCAGGGAATGACCTGACGCGCCGACTTCAACTGGACAAGCCCCTGTTGTTTTATGATGGCACTTTCGACAGCATCTTC ATCAACACCAATGGTTTCGTTGCCACAACAGAGCCAACAGCCGAGTCGACATATCTTGGCAATATGCCCCCAAAATTTGGTATGATTGCAGCTCTGCAAGGAGACCTGGACACAAGTGATGGTGTGGGCAACGTCTTCTTCCGTCAAGACTCCAGTCGTGATGTTCTAATTCGGGCGGCCCAGTACATCAACGGGGCCTTTCCCGAGGATGATGAAGTCAATCCCACCAATGCTGTGGTGATCACCTGGGTTGATGTCGCCACCCATCAACCTCCAAGCAGAGGAGATGGCATTGACAAGAAG agaaacactttCCAGCTGGTTATTGCGTCCCTGGAGACTGCATCCTACGCTATTGTCTTGTATGCAAGGGACGGGATGCAGTTTTCCTCCACGCCTATACAAGGCAACAGTGCAGTCATGCACGCTGGCTTCAGTAAGGGTTTCGTCCGGGGTTTCCTGTATTCCACTCAGGGGCCATACTACCGCACCTCCACTGATGACGAGGCATCCATCAGGGCTCTAGCAGA AGAGACCAATTCTGGCAAGCGGGGTTCATGGGTGTACGAGATTGGAACTTCTCCCTATTTCACCAACGTGGCTCCAGGTGAGGTCACTGACCTGCCCTCTGAGGCCACGACACAGGCGCCCACTGAGCGAGTTGATGAGGAAACTGATGCAAGGAGGACAGTTTATACTGACGGACAGGAAGCGCAGGACCCTCCTTATGAAACAGAGGGGGCGCAGATCGAAGATATAAATGTAGACG TGTTCTCATACAAACTGGGGACATGTGCGAACAATCAGAATAAGTGCTCCCAGTTTGGTGACTGCAAGGACCACTCCAGTGGCTACTGCTGCAACTGCAGACCTGGCTTCTATGGCAATGGGATACAGTGTGTGGCAGAGG GGAAGCCACAGAGGATGAATGGTAAATTGTATGGAAAAGTGTATGTGGGCGACTCTGCTTCCCCAGTGGAGTTCACCAGCAACGACCTCCACTCATACGTTGTGGTAAACGACGGCCGTGCCTACGTGGCCATCAGTGACATCCCGGACACCATTGGACCATCACTCTTGCCCTTGTCCGCCCTTGGTGGTGTGATTGGGTGGGCATTTGCTTTGGAGCAGCCTGGCTTCAAGAATGGCTTCAGCATTATTG GGGGGGAGTTCACACGCCAGGCTGAGGTGACCTTTCTGCCAGGGAATGAGAAGCTGAGCATCAGGCAGGAGTTCAAAGGCATCGATGAGCAcgaccacctggtggtgagcaCCAACCTGGAAGGCCAGGTCCCTGAGGTGCCTCTTGGCTCCACCGTGAAGATCGGCCCTTATTCTGAGGTCTACCAGTACAGCAACAACT tgatcacttcctcctccactcggGCCTACGAAGTGAGCTTGCCCGATGGCTCCACTGACACCAGGACATTCCAGTGGCGTCAGACCATTACCTTCCAGAGCTGTCAGCATGGCGAGTCTTTGAGAGACATGAAACCAACTCAGATGCTCAGCGTGGACCAAGTCTTTGTCCTGTACAATGCTAATAATGCACTGATCCGGTTCGCCATGAGCAACAAGATCGGGGATATCAATG GAGGGCAGCCAGAGGAGAACCCATGTTTCACTGGAAGACACGGCTGTGACACCAACGCTGTGTGCCGACCTGGAGAGGGAAATCAGTTCACCTGCGTGTGTGCTGCTGGCTTCAATGGTGATGGACGCACATGTTATG ACATCGACGAGTGCAGAGAGAACCGTCAGATCTGTGGCTCCCACGCTATCTGCAACAACCAGCCCGGGACCTTCCGCTGTGAATGTGAAGATGGTTATCTGTTCGGCAACGACGGCCAGACCTGCGTTG AGGTTTATCGACCTGTGGACGCCTGTGAGGAAGGCACCCATAACTGTGACATTCCTGAGCGCGCTCAGTGCAGCTACACCGGAGGCTCGTCCTACATCTGCTCCTGCCTGCCAGGTTTCATAGGAGATGGTCGAGTCTGCCAAG ACATAGACGAGTGCCAGCCTGGAAGGTGTCATCAGGACGCTACGTGTTATAACACCCAGGGATCATTTACCTGCGAGTGCAGAGCTGGTTACTATGGCGATGGCTTCTCCTGCTCTACAG agagaagaaaaacacgatgccagacccacagagaccaggttGCGACGGAGTCTAGTCCGCGGGGCCCCCGACCTCCCATCGGACCGTTCATCCCCACATGTGATGAGAACGGTGGCTATACACCCACGCAGTGCCAACGTAGCACGGGGTACTGCTGGTGCGTGGACCGGAACGGGCAGGAGATCCATGGGACTCGCAATGGGCCTGGCAGCGCACCAATGT GCATCGACCATGGCAGTGTGTCACCACCCGTTGGACCCACCACTCGACCTGACATCAACCCTCTGCCTCAAGGAACACACCTGCTGTTCACTCAGAGCGGCAAGATAGAGCACATCCCGCTGGAAGGTTCTAAAATGAAAAAGGACGATGCCAAGACCGTCCTCCATCTCCCT GAGAAGGTAATCATCGGAGTGGCCTATGACTGTGTGGAGAAAATGGTCTACTGGACTGAAATCACATCCCCCTCAATCAGCAAGGCCAGCATCCAGGGGGGGGAGCCCACCACCGTCATCAGATCAG ATCTGGGCAGCCCAGAGGGTATTGCCATCGACCACTTGGGACGAACCATGTTCTGGACGGACTCGGTGAGGGATCACATTGAGGTGGCTTCTTTGGACGGATCCCAACGTCGTGTCATTATTGACTCGGATCTCGTCAACCCTCGCGCTATCATCACTGACCCTCCCAATGG TAATCTTTACTGGGCCGATTGGAACCGCGATGCCCCCAAGATCGAGACCTCTTACATGGATGGATCCAACAGGAGGGTGCTGATTAAAGACGATCTCGGCCTGCCGAACGGCTTGACTTACGACTCCCAGAGCTCTCTGCTTTGCTGGGCAGACGCAG GCACACATAAAATGGAGTGCACACATCCGGGCCACGGCGACCGCAGAATGGTTATGGAGGGGCTTCAGTACCCTTTTGGGATCACGTCATTTGGAAAGAACATCTACTACACTGACTGGCGGAG GGATGCCGTAGTTGCCGTGGACCGCCAATCCGGCAAGGAGTCAGACGAGTTCCAGCCTCAGAAACGGACCAAGATATATGGGATCACAACAGCCTACGCCCAGTGTCCATCAG GACAAAACTACTGTGCTGTGAACAACGGGGACTGCACCCACCTCTGTTTAGCGACCCCCAACGGCCGCTCCTGCAGATGTCCTAGTAACGCAGTGGGTGTGggctgtgtggagagagacagcGGTTAG